The following proteins come from a genomic window of Dysidea avara chromosome 12, odDysAvar1.4, whole genome shotgun sequence:
- the LOC136240274 gene encoding adipose-secreted signaling protein-like: protein MAGPGADKAAHIKFATDVHLEPEHIHVEVTNGNTNESHIGLLVVHHTYEAEIPIKHDLGPDVIAVHPQHNFCVTCLECSQTKATTDGSFVTTVKVKVKTIKEGAISEKIELISEKDDQKWVKVLVTAKVLAKGQGTPLLKDGVKMISHEYQDESDFSDWQGDK from the exons ATGG CTGGACCTGGAGCAGACAAGGCGGCGCATATAAAGTTTGCTACTGACGTACACTTGGAGCCAGAACACATCCACGTAGAAGTCACTAATGGTAACACAAATGAAAGCCATATTGGCCTCCTAGTTGTACATCACACTTATGAGGCAGAAATTCCGATAAAACATGATCTGGGGCCTGATGTAATTGCTGTACACCCTCAACACAATTTTTGTGTGACTTGCCTAGAATGTTCACAAACAAAAGCTACAACTGATGGCTCATTTGTCACTACTGTTAAGGTGAAGGTAAAAACAATAAAGGAAGGAGCTATTAGTGAAAAGATTGAATTGATAAGTGAAAAGGATGACCAGAAATGGGTGAAAGTGTTAGTTACAGCAAAAGTGCTAGCCAAGGGTCAAGGTACTCCATTGTTGAAAGATGGTGTTAAGATGATCTCTCATGAATATCAAGACGAGAGTGATTTCTCTGACTGGCAGGGTGATAAGTAA
- the LOC136240264 gene encoding UDP-glucose:glycoprotein glucosyltransferase 1-like, translating into MKTAAVIIFIFGIVYVDCKFVETHLNSKWSDFPVLLEASEYIAHYDPQLFWKFVAETKLINYKNPPGKSRYDVFMSVAEKLLSGMTYDLLKLSLSTRTYSPTIEMYNQIAKQRIKEHFEVVKNCSAFVEIDAADVACSVDDMQTMLKANTPVANQTQPYQFDHVFPGVVQGDVPQVILYAEIGSREFASFHDALVELAAQQKVKYILRHYMFSVSSRKVRLSGYGVHLAVKSTEYKAMDDSKVADAEQAHEMEEEEKELEGFLFETLKQRYPELGSDLGEFKTHLKESLKEIVELKVWQLQDLGFQASQRIMSSADNLTALETMKEIAQYLPVHTRSLYRVKVKGDLKHEIRENHDTLASYGISAGSSYMLINGMVLDGDSLDVFSLQETLQHEARLVDSLYRLGVQSTDLQSTLSLKVHSDQQSFVVDMRSDNVVFMNDLENDAKYRSWPKSVGELLRPVFPGMIRQIAKNIYTTVMCLDPMATITHDYLDYLTLFLQHAVPVRFGVLLVPQDDPSIPTSENPGYTLAKAFSFINHTVSAMKAFNWLKTIIDEEHQLNHSNIVDSFMDEYGGQIESAKEIFGDDSVYTAIVKESVVFYQRKGLGELPQVLVNGVTLDPEEDFESALVGVIQQLTPTLQQEAYRKMIRDNTDIYTHVMSKPSVLERLNHYVTSGKGKILDISGRPSEDGFMKFASLPATVMSATVTSRMNYFFNPEAEFVTSHVTVWLAIDLATPHGRNLFKNGLEYMSSDVFIRLGVVHNIPSLSGPSHMIHKFLEALWKSQRQSVVQEFVSRFCNTDVPSGDLNELKALAQEIKGFKADKLDKALEDTNIDNVITAHMIYSREVLMLKEGQQAFLSNGRIVGPFSQDEVFEVADFKLLESFERMTHADVVHAKASLLELPGIDPDEDTSLFRSDLVMKISSVLRSAPKKRRIAVPSFLHEHSAIKLPPEDDKCLQLVAFVNPLSEAAQKMLPLIEVLYKVTGVNVTIVLNPKEKVTELPPKSFYQLVLEPELSFHPHHGLMSEGPSALFMNLPESPLLTLSLQVPHAWFVEPIQSVHDLDNIHLAAIEHGVSATFELEYILIEGHCSDGVTGQPTQGLQFVLGTQEQPDLFDTIVMANLGYFQLKANPGAWVMHLREGKSKDIYHVVRHEGTEPESVADNLIVTLSSFTGKFVTLHVTKRPGMENVDLLSSDEAATEEGEDDEVEEATEDDSYWESLTGLFGDGEKKKMYSSDHISSVNDTINIFSVASGHLYERFLRIMMLGVLKHTKNPVKFWFLKNFLSPNFKDFIPHMAKEYGFEYELVQYKWPHWLQQQTVKQRIIWGYKILFLDVLFPLSVKKIIFVDADQIVRVDMKELVDLPLEGAPYGYTPFCDDREDMEGFRFWKRGYWSNHLGNRRYHISALYVIDLVRFRQIAAGDRLRGQYQMLSQDPNSLSNLDQDLPNNMIHQVPIKSLPQEWLWCETWCSQESKTKAKTIDLCNNPLTKEPKLTSAVRIAPEWTSYDTEIKQLQDRVAASNTKEDDDTHWDEHDDTDIRNHMRLHEDL; encoded by the exons ATGAAGACCGCTGCAGTGATTATATTTATATTTGGAATCGTTTATGTGGACTGCAAATTTGTTGAAACACACCTCAATTCGAAATGGTCAGATTTTCCCGTGTTGCTGGAGGCTAG TGAGTACATCGCACACTATGATCCACAGCTCTTCTggaaatttgtagctgaaactaAATTGATTAACTACAAGAATCCTCCTGGAAAAA GCCGATATGATGTATTTATGTCTGTGGCTGAGAAATTGCTATCTGGAATGACTTACGATCTCCTGAAGCTGTCACTCTCCACCAGAACGTATTCACCGACAATTGAAATGTACAATCAA ATTGCAAAGCAACGCATTAAAGAACATTTTGAAGTTGTTAAGAATTGTAGTGCATTTGTAGAAATTGATGCAGCAGATGTAGCCTGCAGTGTGGATGATATGCAAACAATGTTGAAGGCTAACACACCTGTGGCCAACCAAACACAACCATATCAATTTGACCATGTGTTTCCTGGTGTAGTGCAAGGTGATGTTCCTCAAGTGATCTTATATGCAGAAATTGGCAGTAGAGAATTTGCCTCCTTTCATGATGCTCTGGTAGAGCTGGCAGCACAGCAGAAAGTGAAATACATACTACGGCATTATATGTTT agtgtttcatcaaggaaagTCAGGTTGTCAGGATATGGGGTCCATCTAGCTGTTAAGAGTACTGAATATAAAGCAATGGATGACTCCAAGGTGGCTGATG CTGAACAAGCACATGAAATGGAGGAAGAGGAAAAAGAATTGGAGGGATTTTTGTTTGAAACACTTAAGCAACGTTACCCTGAATTAGGATCAGATCTTGGAGAGTTTAAGACCCACCTGAAAGAGAGCTTGAAGGAAATTGTTGAACTCAAGGTTTGGCAGTTACAAG ATCTTGGCTTTCAAGCTAGTCAACGTATTATGTCAAGTGCTGATAACCTGACTGCTTTGGAAACAATGAAAGAGATAGCTCAATACTTACCAGTTCATACCAG GTCACTGTACCGTGTAAAGGTCAAGGGAGACTTAAAACACGAAATCAGGGAAAATCATGAT ACACTAGCCAGCTATGGCATTAGTGCTGGATCTTCCTACATGTTGATCAATGGAATGGTACTAGATGGTGATAGTCTTGATGTGTTCAG CCTACAGGAGACCCTGCAACATGAAGCTAGGCTGGTAGACTCACTGTACAGACTAGGAGTACAGTCTACTGACCTACAGTCCACCCTGTCACTGAAGGTTCACTCTGACCAACAATCATTTGTGGTGGACATGAGAAGTGATAATGTAGTG TTTATGAATGATTTGGAGAATGATGCTAAATACAGGAGCTGGCCCAAGTCAGTGGGTGAG CTGTTAAGACCAGTGTTCCCTGGGATGATACGACAAATAGCCAAGAACATTTACACTACA GTGATGTGTCTGGATCCCATGGCAACTATTACACATGACTACCTTGACTACCTGACATTGTTCTTACAGCATGCTGTACCTGTTAG ATTTGGAGTGTTACTTGTCCCACAAGATGATCCATCCATTCCAACCAGTGAAAACCCTGGCTACACCTTAGCTAAAGCATTCTCCTTCATCAATCATACAGTCAGTGCAATGAAGGCATTCAACTGGCTGAAAACG ATTATTGATGAAGAGCATCAGTTGAATCATtctaacattgttgacagcttcATGGATGAATATGGTGGACAAATTGAATCTGCCAAAGAAATTTTTGGGGATGACTCTGTGTATACTGCTATTGTGAAG GAGTCAGTGGTGTTCTATCAGAGGAAAGGCCTGGGAGAACTCCCTCAAGTGCTGGTAAATGGAGTGACACTGGATCCAGAAGAG GATTTTGAGTCAGCATTAGTTGGTGTCATACAACAACTCACACCAACACTACAACAAGAAGCATACAGG AAAATGATTAGAGACAATACAGATATCTATACTCATGTGATGTCAAAGCCTTCAGTGCTGGAGAGGCTCAACCACTATGTTACTAGTGGGAAGGGAAAGATATTAGATATTAGTGGACGTCCATCTGAGGATGGTTTTATGAAGTTTGCTAGTCTGCCAGCAACTGTAATGTCTGCCACAGTCACCTCTCGTATGAACTACTTTTTCAATCCTGAAG CGGAGTTTGTCACCTCTCACGTCACTGTTTGGCTGGCTATTGACCTGGCAACACCACATGGTCGTAATCTGTTCAAAAATGGTCTGGAATACATG TCTTCTGACGTGTTCATTCGTCTTGGTGTTGTACACAATATCCCATCATTGAGTGGTCCATCTCACATGATCCACAAATTCCTTGAGGCATTATGGAAAAGTCAACGTCAGAGTGTTGTACAAGAGTTTGTGTCGCGGTTCTGCAACACTGATGTACCTTCAGGAGATCTTAATGAATTAAAGGCATTAGCACAAGAAATCAAG GGCTTTAAAGCAGACAAGTTGGATAAAGCACTTGAGGATACCAACATAGACAATGTCATTACTGCACACATGATTTATTCTCGTGAGGTGTTGATGTTGAAAGAGGGTCAGCAAGCATTCCTTAGCAACGGGAGG ATTGTTGGGCCATTTAGCCAAGATGAGGTTTTTGAGGTTGCTGATTTCAAGTTGTTGGAGAGTTTTGAACGAATGACTCATGCTGATGTAGTTCATGCAAAG GCTTCACTGTTAGAGCTACCAGGAATAGACCCTGATGAAGACACCAG TTTATTCCGAAGTGATTTGGTTATGAAGATATCGTCAGTATTACGTAGTGCCCCAAAGAAGAGGAGAATCGCAGTACCATCTTTCCTACATGAACACAG TGCTATCAAGCTGCCTCCTGAGGATGACAAGTGTCTTCAGTTAGTTGCCTTTGTGAACCCTCTATCAGAGGCCGCCCAGAAGATGCTACCTCTAATTGAGGtcctctacaaggtcactggtgTAAATGTCACCATTGTGCTGAACCCTAAGGAGAAGGTGACAGAGCTACCACCAAAAAG TTTCTACCAACTGGTCTTGGAGCCAGAGCTTTCCTTCCATCCTCATCATGGTCTGATGTCAGAGGGTCCTTCTGCTCTGTTTATGAATCTTCCTGAGTCTCCCTTGCTGACATTGAGCCTTCAAGTACCTCACGCCTGGTTTGTGGAACCCATCCAGTCTGTTCATGACCTGGATAATATTCATCTGGCTgcg ATTGAACATGGTGTTTCAGCCACTTTTGAACTAGAGTACATTTTAATTGAAG GTCACTGTTCAGATGGGGTAACAGGCCAGCCAACTCAAGGTCTACAGTTTGTACTGGGCACTCAGGAGCAACCAGACCTATTTGACACTATTGTGATGGCTAACCTG GGATACTTCCAGCTGAAGGCTAATCCTGGGGCTTGGGTTATGCATTTGAGAGAGGGCAAGTCAAAGGATATTTATCATGTTGTCCG ACATGAAGGAACAGAACCTGAAAGTGTTGCCGACAACCTCATAGTCACGTTGTCAAGTTTCACTGGCAAATTTGTGACCCTCCATGTCACCAAGCGACCAGGAATGGAGAACGTTGATTTACTGAGCAGTGACGAAGCAGCAACAGAAGAAGGTGAAGATGATGAAGTAGAAGAAGCCACAGAGGATGATAGTTATTGGGAAAGTCTTACTGG GTTGTTTGGTGATGGAGAAAAGAAGAAAATGTATAGCAGTGACCACATTTCATCTGTCAATGATACTATCAATATATTCTCAGTTGCTTCTGGTCATTTGTATGAGAGATTTCTTAG GATTATGATGTTAGGTGTTCTGAAGCATACTAAAAATCCAGTGAAATTCTGGTTCCTCAAGAATTTCCTTTCTCCAAACTTTAAG GATTTCATTCCACACATGGCTAAGGAGTATGGCTTTGAGTATGAACTTGTCCAGTACAAGTGGCCACATTGGTTACAACAGCAAACAGTAAAACAACGCATCATCTGGGG ATATAAAATTTTATTCCTTGATGTGCTGTTTCCGCTGAGTGTAAAAAAGATTATATTTGTTGACGCAGATCAG ATTGTCAGAGTGGACATGAAAGAGTTGGTGGATCTACCACTTGAAGGTGCTCCATATGGCTACACTCCATTCTGTGATGATCGTGAAGACATGGAAGGATTTCG GTTTTGGAAGCGTGGATACTGGAGCAACCATTTGGGAAATAGAAGATACCATATTAG TGCCCTGTATGTTATTGATTTGGTGAGGTTCCGTCAAATAGCTGCTGGAGATAGGCTACGAGGCCAATACCAG ATGTTGAGTCAAGACCCCAATAGCTTGTCAAATCTTGATCAAGACCTTCCGAACAATATGATTCATCAAGTACCAATAAAGTCACTTCCACAGGAATGGCTGTGGTGTGAAACATGGTGCAGCCAGGAGAGTAAAACAAAGGCAAAAACAATAGATCTG TGTAACAACCCATTAACTAAAGAGCCAAAGTTAACCAGTGCTGTGCGAATTGCACCTGAATGGACTAGTTACGATACAGAAATCAAACAACTTCAAGACCGAGTTGCAGCAAGCAACACCAAGGAAGACGATGATACACATTGGGAcg AGCATGACGATACGGATATACGGAATCATATGAGACTTCATGAAGACTTATAA
- the LOC136240271 gene encoding programmed cell death protein 10-like yields MMDEQAAVASLSLHVVLNPIFKELEADEHSIAAVQTLRTAFNKAEKDNPGVCQQFIGGLLEAEGININIPETLLRLACTDCDVYVLRRPEPEFVQLNERAQLLKVILSRIPDQIGDRSRFLQTIKDIASAIRDLLDSVNEVSKKHQANPKLKEYKKALDNHKRVFVRNSKSFSDTLKRYFKDGQSENVFLSANRLINQTNTLLSTFKQAS; encoded by the exons ATGATGGACGAACAGGCAGCCGTCGCTTCGCTGTCTCTACACGTCGTTCTCAACCCAATATTCAAGGAG TTGGAAGCAGACGAACATAGCATAGCCGCCGTACAAACACTAAGGACGGCTTTTAATAAG GCTGAGAAAGACAACCCAGGGGTGTGTCAGCAATTCATTGGTGGTTTACTAGAAGCTGAGGGAATTAATATCAATATTCCTGAGACATTGTTAAGACTAGCTTGTACCGATTGTGATG tTTACGTCCTTAGAAGACCAGAGCCTGAGTTTGTGCAGCTAAATGAGAGGGCACAGC TTCTAAAAGTTATCCTGAGTCGTATTCCTGATCAAATTGGGGATAGGTCACGTTTCCTTCAGACAATAAA GGACATTGCCAGTGCTATAAGAGACCTATTAGACTCGGTCAATGAGGTATCTAAGAAACACCAAGCAAATCCTAAACTGAAAGAATACAAAAAG GCACTTGATAATCACAAAAGAGTGTTTGTAAGAAATTCTAAAAGTTTCAGTGACACTTTAAAGAGATACTTTAAAGATGGACA GTCTGAAAATGTTTTCTTGAGTGCAAATCGACTGATCAATCAAACAAATACACTATTGAGTACATTCAAGCAGGCCAGCTAG
- the LOC136240275 gene encoding profilin-like, which yields MSWDSYIDNLIAQTKDASGTAHCDKACIIGIDGGGAWTTAGHANAFKLQGQEGPNIAKCFKSKDFTLFQSSGIRAEGQKYQFLREEDGKVVFAKYKGIGAITMQSSKTAVVIAHCPEGGQQGNTNKGVNVIAEYLESLNM from the exons ATGAGTTGGGACAGTTACATCGATAACCTTATTGCACAAACCAAGGATGCCAGCGGTACCGCCCATTGTGATAAAGCTTGTATTATCGGGATAGATGGTGGCGGAGCATGGACAACAGCTGGGCACGCTAATGCATTTAAG TTACAAGGTCAAGAAGGTCCAAATATTGCCAAGTGCTTTAAGTCAAAAGATTTCACACTATTTCAAAGTTCTGGAATCAGAGCAGAAGGTCAGAAGTATCAATTCTTGAGAGAAGAAGATGGAAAAGTAGTTTTTGCAAAGTACAAAGGAATTGGAGCGATTACTATGCAATCATCAAAGACAGCTGTTGTGATCGCTCACTGTCCTGAAGGTGGACAACAAGGAAATACAAATAAGGGTGTCAACGTCATTGCAGAATATCTGGAGTCACTGAATATGTAA
- the LOC136240265 gene encoding serine/arginine-rich splicing factor 4-like, protein MSGSTSKSRKLSVFDRLGPEEDLSHGSSTSGRHGSFTAHKRQAKSKHHRQGYEDDEHSEKFNQQSSYKERHGNTYSGSSHNYHKASAEGGRSGSSECEDVKKEKHSKSKQHSDKEPKEEYNKEKRPKTSKSDKQLEYSDIIEGLSDAEDTNLPGILDDLEEKDRDNLKYEKGEIRPKEPLEQIEDTKAPKSSRLVEEDKSPEEVFEDGKRLKTGKEKKRKHKGEKLKGEGNEIESQDRSTPIPELDDQDLPSRSSSRKKTADSRNLVDGSKRKRPTEDPAGYRERSSRSSKAVMAAELDHGISRDSSSWKSFPASEGSYRHSEMSSLDRHREDRYSSTRKMKGMYTGEEEYSKRGRDREKDRPSDAGMDYPSRKRKRSYSPEGSYSSSKRQKRGKNIELYDSFSEEEVEGDGSNDNKKERMAKNEVDLDLLFLEEDTECLKNTVNSALDRHKPAKVFLNTGVSTGLCGSELFNVVSDIVLTHLQSQDPNDNKCKENDKFLEMFRKGSTGLQVSSELRQYKTTNKLIKDVGTRSKAVTAQADLSIRNKLRKTNQRCFPVSNTELPPNWDSELYATGIELYKMNNNSKKFKIISSHCGSVVYT, encoded by the exons ATGAGCGGCAGTACATCGAAATCTCGCAAGCTAAGCGTGTTCGATAGACTGGGCCCTGAAGAAGACTTGTCCCAT GGGTCCTCAACATCTGGTAGACATGGTAGTTTTACAGCACACAAACGCCAAGCAAAGTCAAA GCATCATAGACAGGGCTATGAAGATGATGAACATTCAGAGAAATTTAACCAACAGTCATCATATAAAGAACGTCATGGTAACACGTACAGTGGATCATCACATAACTACCATAAAGCATCAGCTGAAGGTGGACGCTCAGGCAGCTCTGAATGCGAAGATGTAAAAAAGGAAAAACATTCTAAAAGCAAGCAACATAGTGATAAGGAGCCAAAAGAAGAATACAACAAAGAGAAGAGACCAAAGACTAGTAAATCTGACAAACAGCTGGAATATAGTGATATTATAGAGGGATTATCTGATGCTGAAGAT ACAAACTTGCCAGGTATATTGGACGATTTAGAAGAGAAGGATAGAGACAATCTGAAATATGAGAAAGGGGAAATCAGACCTAAAGAACCATTGGAACAAATTGAGGATACCAAAGCACCCAAGAGTTCTAGACTTGTGGAGGAAGATAAAAG CCCTGAGGAAGTCTTTGAAGATGGCAAACGTTTGAAGACTGGCAAAGAGAAAAAGAGAAAACACAAAGGGGAGAAGCTGAAGGGAGAGGGCAATGAGATAGAAAGTCAGGATAGGTCAACACCAATACCTGAATTAGATGATCAGGATTTGCCTTCAAGAAGCAGTAGCAGGAAAAAGACTGCGGACAGCAGAAATTTGGTTGACGGAAGTAAGAGAAAAAGACCCACTGAGGACCCTGCTGGCTACAGAGAGAGAAGCAGTCGATCGTCTAAGGCAGTGATGGCTGCAGAACTTGATCATGGTATCAGCAGAGATAGCAGTTCGTGGAAATCTTTCCCTGCTAGTGAGGGAAGCTACAGACACTCAGAAATGTCATCACTTGACCGACATAGGGAAGATCGCTATAGTTCAACAAGAAAGATGAAGGGCATGTACACTGGTGAAGAAGAATATAGCAAAAGAGGAAGAGACAGGGAAAAAGATAGACCTTCAGATGCTGGTATGGATTACCCTTCACGGAAAAGAAAGAG GTCTTACTCCCCTGAAGGAAGTTACTCGAGTAGCAAAAGGCAAAAAAGAGGAAAGAACATTGAGCTTTATGACTCGTTTAGTGAAGAGGAGGTTGAAGGCGATGGAAGTAATGacaacaagaaagaaagaatgGCTAAGAATGAAGTAGATTTGGACTTGCTATTTCTTGAGGAAGATACAGAGTGTCTCAAGAACACAGTCAACAGTGCCTTGGACAGACACAAACCAGCCAAAGTATTTCTAAATACTGGTGTATCAACTGGACTTTGTGGATCAGAATTGTTCAATGTTGTATCAGACATAGTGTTAACTCATCTGCAATCACAAGACCCCAATGACAACAAGTGTAAAGAAAATGACAAATTTTTGGAAATGTTTCGGAAAGGCTCAACTGGCCTTCAAGTATCCAGTGAACTACGacaatacaaaactacaaataAGTTAATAAAAGATGTTGGAACACGAAGCAAGGCAGTCACAGCACAGGCCGACTTGAGCATCAGAAATAAACTGAGAAAGACTAACCAACGG TGCTTTCCAGTATCGAATACAGAATTGCCACCCAACTGGGACTCCGAACTTTATGCTACTGGAATAGAACTGTACAAAATGAACAATAATAGCAAAAAGTTTAAAATAATTTCTTCTCACTGTGGTTCTGTGGTGTACACATAA
- the LOC136240268 gene encoding WD repeat-containing protein 73-like: MEDDWIISSVKSYELLHTFDLPQSASALDWGSSGNVMYVGGSSLEQHSNEILELCVPEKILNPENGLCSKRDFTMLQGGFSLKPIISLKHLSPLDKLATVGTGNLVCVYSLSSCEKGMIKHVVDLRTSDPSPNHDGYLCWNDNYPTVILSGCTVGSAALVDLEKNAIVYQSSGELAVPLNGLAFTCKGSDNFFTLTCTGSIELWDPRVKSVVMQQENKDDSYFYAGVNFAMDVCGDNCEDTKLMRVSRLDEHIAFYDIRQWTKPVSSSFLLCHGGKNNHNKHLCAKFSPHHDGLISISGYSEGVGVYKTEPSLDLIFTHKGHEAETHDCSVLTHLWHPSIAKLLVSTSTDGALHAWQWKHDKLMTMESMYKK; encoded by the exons ATGGAAGACGACTGGATAATTTCTAGCGTGAAAAG TTATGAATTATTGCACACATTTGATCTGCCGCAATCTGCTAGCGCTCTCGACTGGGGCAGCAGTGGAAATG TCATGTACGTGGGCGGTAGCAGTTTGGAGCAGCACAGTAATGAGATACTTGAGCTCTGTGTACCAGAAAAGATTTTAAATCCAGAAAAT GGCTTGTGCTCAAAAAGGGACTTCACGATGTTACAAGGAGGCTTCTCTTTAAAGCCGATAATTTCACTCAAACATTTGAGCCCATTAGA CAAGCTAGCAACAGTTGGAACTGGAAATTTGGTCTGCGTATATTCTCTGAGTAGCTGTGAAAAGG GAATGATCAAACATGTGGTTGACTTGAGAACATCTGACCCCTCACCAAATCA TGATGGCTACTTGTGTTGGAATGACAACTATCCCACAGTCATTCTTAGTGGGTGTACTGTGGGGTCTGCTGCTCTTGTGGACTTAGAGAAGAATGCTATTGTCTATCAGTCATCTGGAGAACTTGCTGTACCATTAAATGGGCTTGCATTCACCTGTAAAGGTTCTGATAATTTTTTCACACTTACTTGTACTGGAAGTATTGAATTATGGGACCCAAGAGTTAAGAGTGTTGTGATGCAACAAGAAAATAAAGATGATAGTTATTTTTATGCTGGTGTTAACTTTGCAATGGATGTGTGCGGAGACAACTGTGAAGATACTAAGTTGATGCGTGTCTCAAGATTAGATGAGCACATAGCATTTTATGATATCCGACAGTGGACTAAACCAGTCTCATCATCATTTCTACTTTGTCATGGAGGGAAGAACAATCACAACAAACACCTTTGTGCGAAG TTTTCTCCACATCACGATGGCCTGATATCCATATCAG GATATTCTGAAGGTGTTGGTGTCTACAAAACAGAACCAAGTCTAGATTTAATCTTTACTCACAAAGGCCACGAGGCTGAAACACATGATTGCTCAGTTTTAACCCACTTGTGGCACCCAAGTATAGCTAAACTGTTAGTGAGTACATCAACAGATGGTGCCCTACATGCTTGGCAATGGAAGCATGACAAATTAATGACAATGGAATCAATGTATAAAAAATGA
- the LOC136240269 gene encoding calcium-binding protein 39-like codes for MPLFRTHPKTPQEIVKAMKDALQVLKAEQAGSKKSEKAVEEVARQLLHMKTILYGTGEQEPQTEIVAQLAQEMYSTEMLFHLVANLHKLEFEAKKDVAQIFNNVLRRQIGTRSPTVEHIQGSSEILFILVRGYENPEIALNCGAMLRECIRHETLARTILYSPEFFNFFDYVEVSTFDISSDAFATFKDLLTKHKVMCAEFLEQNYDKIFQSYQRLLNSENYVTKRQSLKLLGELLLDRHNFTTMNLYIGNPENLKLMMNLLRDQSRNIQFEAFHVFKVFVANPSKAKPILDILLKNKDKLIDFLSKFHTDRTEDEQFNDEKTYLIQQVKQLQPAPATK; via the exons ATGCCGTTGTTTAGAACTCACCCGAAGACGCCGCAGGAGATAGTTAAGGCTATGAAGGACGCTCTACAAGTCCTAAAGGCCGAGCAAGCCGGTTCTAAGAAAAGCGAAAAG GCTGTGGAAGAGGTAGCTAGGCAGTTGTTGCATATGAAAACGATACTGTACGGGACTGGGGAACAAGAACCACAGACAGAAATAGTGGCACAGCTGGCCCAGGAAATGTACAGCACAGAAATGTTGTTCCATCTTGttgctaatctccataaactTGAATTTGAA GCTAAGAAAGATGTAGCCCAGATATTTAATAATGTCTTACGACGACAAATCGGTACCAGGTCTCCAACTGTGGAACACATTCAAGGGAGCAGTGAAATTTTATTTATTCTTGTCAGAGG GTATGAAAATCCTGAGATAGCCTTGAATTGTGGAGCTATGCTTAGGGAGTGCATAAGGCATGAGACCCTTGCTAGAACTATTCTTTATTCCCCTGAATTCTTCAATTTTTTTGACTATGTTGAAGTTTCTACATTTGACATTTCATCTGATGCTTTTGCCACTTTCAAG GACTTATTAACAAAGCATAAAGTAATGTGTGCAGAGTTTTTAGAGCAAAACTATGACAAAATCTTCCAGTCATACCAGAGGTTACTCAACTCTGAGAATTATGTCACCAAACGACAGTCTTTAAAG CTGTTGGGCGAGCTACTGCTAGATCGACACAATTTTACAACAATGAATCTTTATATCGGCAACCCAGAGAACCTCAAGCTGATGATGAATCTATTGAGGGACCAGAGTCGTAACATTCAATTTGAGGCTTTTCACGTGTTTAAG GTGTTTGTTGCTAACCCAAGCAAGGCAAAACCGATCTTGGATATCCTATTGAAGAACAAGGACAAATTAATCGATTTCTTATCCAAGTTTCATACAGATCGCACAG AGGATGAGCAGTTTAATGATGAAAAAACCTACCTAATTCAACAAGTTAAACAGCTACAACCAGCCCCAGCAACTAAGTAG